The genomic window CGCTCGGCACGTGGACCGACTAGTTGTGGTTCCCACACACGTTGTTGACACTCGCGACCGCTGGGACCCGCCCTTCCAGCGCCGTGTGGGGGCGATGGTGATTGTAGTAGTGCAACCACTTCGGAAACGCGACGCGGCGCTCCTCGTTGGAGCGGTAGA from bacterium includes these protein-coding regions:
- a CDS encoding integrase core domain-containing protein, producing YRSNEERRVAFPKWLHYYNHHRPHTALEGRVPAVASVNNVCGNHN